The following coding sequences are from one Fibrobacter sp. UWH6 window:
- the glmS gene encoding glutamine--fructose-6-phosphate transaminase (isomerizing), protein MCGIVAYIGQSEALPILVGGLKKLEYRGYDSSGVALIDNDEISTVRASGKISALEAKLKATPVSGSIGIAHTRWATHGAPTEQNAHPHQSFDGKISIVHNGIIENYASLKKRLQADGILFKSETDTEVVTHLIAKFYKGNLKEAVLKALSLIEGTFGLAVICKDEPNTLIGARRGSPLILGIGQNEFFLASDVSAIISHTQKVVYLDDNDVVEIHREKYNLLNTQSQPVQHEVQDVEFDADSIAKGGFAHFMLKEIFEQPEVLRNTMRGRLLCAEGNAKLAGLDTNIRELRNINRIIITACGTSYYAGMVGEYMIEDLAGVPVEVEYASEFRYRNPIIKPGTLVLAISQSGETADTLAALKEAQQKGATALAICNGVGSTIARTSDGGVYLHAGPEIGVASTKAFTSQVTVLAMIALLLGRQRRLSFESGADIVKAMQELPEQVEQTLKLSDQIAGIAQKYVKANNFLYLGRHYNYPVAMEGALKLKEISYIHAEGYPAAEMKHGPIALIDENMPVVVIAPKDALFDKVISNVREIKARGGKVIAITTDDCHPLDEIADHLIKVPKTISMLMPILTCIPLQLMAYHIAVLRGNDVDQPRNLAKSVTVE, encoded by the coding sequence ATGTGTGGAATTGTCGCGTATATTGGGCAAAGTGAGGCTTTACCGATTCTAGTTGGCGGTCTAAAGAAGCTAGAATACCGTGGTTACGACAGTTCGGGCGTCGCCCTCATCGACAATGATGAAATCAGCACTGTCCGCGCATCGGGCAAAATTTCGGCATTGGAAGCTAAGCTCAAGGCCACCCCTGTAAGCGGAAGCATCGGTATCGCCCACACACGCTGGGCCACCCACGGCGCCCCCACCGAACAGAACGCCCACCCCCACCAGAGCTTTGACGGCAAGATTTCCATTGTCCATAACGGCATTATCGAAAACTATGCCTCCCTGAAGAAGCGTCTCCAGGCAGACGGCATCCTGTTCAAGTCCGAAACAGACACCGAAGTGGTGACTCACCTGATTGCAAAGTTCTACAAGGGCAACCTGAAGGAAGCGGTTCTCAAGGCCCTCTCCCTCATCGAAGGAACTTTCGGCCTGGCCGTCATCTGCAAGGATGAGCCCAATACTCTGATTGGCGCACGTCGCGGTAGCCCCCTGATTCTCGGTATCGGTCAGAACGAATTCTTCCTGGCCAGTGACGTTTCCGCCATCATCAGCCACACCCAGAAGGTGGTCTATCTGGACGACAACGACGTGGTGGAAATCCATCGTGAAAAGTACAACCTGCTGAACACCCAGAGCCAGCCGGTTCAGCACGAAGTCCAGGATGTGGAATTCGATGCGGACTCCATCGCCAAGGGCGGCTTCGCCCACTTCATGCTGAAGGAAATTTTTGAACAGCCCGAAGTGCTCCGCAACACCATGCGCGGACGCCTCCTGTGCGCCGAAGGCAACGCAAAGCTTGCAGGCCTCGACACCAACATCCGCGAGCTCCGCAACATCAACCGCATTATCATTACCGCCTGCGGTACCAGCTATTATGCCGGCATGGTTGGCGAATACATGATCGAAGATCTGGCAGGCGTTCCTGTTGAAGTGGAATACGCTTCCGAGTTCCGCTACCGCAACCCCATCATTAAGCCGGGCACCCTGGTGCTGGCCATTTCACAGTCCGGTGAAACCGCCGATACCTTGGCCGCATTGAAGGAAGCCCAGCAGAAGGGAGCCACCGCTCTTGCCATCTGTAACGGCGTTGGTTCTACCATCGCCCGTACAAGCGACGGTGGCGTTTATCTGCACGCCGGTCCCGAAATCGGTGTGGCAAGTACCAAGGCATTTACTTCCCAGGTGACCGTTCTTGCCATGATTGCATTGCTGTTGGGCCGTCAGCGTCGCCTCAGCTTTGAAAGCGGTGCAGACATCGTCAAGGCCATGCAGGAATTGCCGGAACAGGTGGAACAGACCCTCAAGCTTTCGGACCAGATTGCAGGCATCGCCCAGAAGTATGTAAAGGCCAACAACTTCCTTTATCTGGGACGCCACTACAACTACCCTGTTGCTATGGAAGGCGCTCTGAAGTTGAAGGAAATCAGCTACATCCATGCCGAAGGCTACCCCGCTGCAGAAATGAAGCACGGCCCCATCGCCCTGATCGACGAAAACATGCCCGTGGTGGTCATCGCCCCCAAGGACGCCCTCTTTGACAAGGTTATCAGTAACGTCCGTGAAATCAAGGCCCGAGGCGGTAAGGTTATCGCCATCACGACCGACGATTGTCACCCGCTGGATGAAATCGCCGACCATCTGATCAAGGTTCCCAAGACCATCAGCATGCTGATGC
- a CDS encoding FKBP-type peptidyl-prolyl cis-trans isomerase has protein sequence MNKKMLLAAGAIALAMTGCDQLCQGSAPAKKTALVTEKDKYSYALGAHFGNQAHFQLVTRDSIDLDIDVFIQAFKERYNEDSASFLMNDSVIFQTLTDLSQSRQKEKEMKDSIAAANNKAAGEAFLAQNKTAEGVVTTESGLQYKVITEGTGATPADGHIVKVHYTGTLLDGTKFDSSVDRGEPLEFPIGAVIPGWTEMLKLMKVGEKVTAWIPSDIAYGPRGRGPQIPGNSTLVFEMELIDTHSADEPKAEPAKEEAKAEVKPAKAEKKAPAAKAAKPAAPKAEAKPAAEAPAAAAPAAAPAAAAEAPAAAQ, from the coding sequence ATGAACAAAAAAATGCTTCTTGCTGCAGGTGCAATTGCTCTTGCTATGACTGGTTGTGATCAGCTGTGCCAGGGTTCCGCTCCCGCAAAAAAGACTGCTCTCGTTACTGAAAAGGATAAGTATAGCTACGCTCTCGGTGCTCACTTTGGTAACCAGGCTCACTTCCAGCTGGTGACTCGCGACTCCATCGATCTGGACATCGACGTGTTTATCCAGGCTTTCAAGGAACGCTATAATGAAGATTCCGCAAGCTTCCTGATGAACGATTCCGTTATTTTCCAGACCCTGACCGACCTTTCTCAGTCCCGTCAGAAGGAAAAGGAAATGAAGGATAGCATCGCTGCCGCCAACAACAAGGCTGCTGGTGAAGCTTTCCTCGCTCAGAACAAGACTGCTGAAGGTGTCGTTACCACCGAAAGCGGCCTTCAGTACAAGGTAATTACCGAAGGTACTGGTGCAACTCCTGCCGATGGCCACATCGTCAAGGTTCACTATACCGGTACTCTCCTGGATGGCACCAAGTTCGATAGCTCCGTCGATCGTGGCGAACCTCTGGAATTCCCCATTGGCGCAGTGATTCCGGGTTGGACCGAAATGCTGAAGCTCATGAAGGTTGGCGAAAAGGTTACCGCATGGATCCCCAGCGATATCGCTTACGGTCCCCGTGGTCGTGGCCCGCAGATTCCGGGTAACAGCACTCTCGTGTTCGAAATGGAATTGATCGACACCCACTCTGCTGACGAACCCAAGGCTGAACCCGCAAAGGAAGAAGCAAAGGCTGAAGTGAAGCCCGCTAAGGCTGAAAAGAAGGCTCCCGCCGCTAAGGCTGCAAAGCCCGCAGCTCCCAAGGCTGAAGCTAAGCCCGCTGCAGAAGCACCCGCTGCCGCTGCACCGGCTGCTGCTCCCGCCGCTGCTGCAGAAGCTCCGGCCGCTGCACAGTAA
- a CDS encoding M23 family metallopeptidase: MFRFFIKFAVVICVITLWGCNEQEKILQLQAEGVALQAKIDSLNQAIEQSQMLPGNWIVENDTVRAGDGLFQVLSRMHINEKERGKLVLGMQDSVELSKMRVGQVFFAALDSTGSVQRFRYATSPATIHMMSKTDTGYVYSRIEKPVTRRMSIFEGALTEGSTLNGTLFKVGIPGRMVGIVSGVLQCKVAFPLARAGDKFRILLEETFYQDSIWISGKVVYAEFDGRIVGHHEAFRYEDPDPKSSFNAHYTEKGEALVYDGLRYPLDRLHVTSPYGSRIHPITGQRKSHHGIDYGNPTGTPVYAVAEGVVVVSGYDDLSGNKIAIRHRDNSQSWYMHLSVRGVGVGAKVAPRQVIGRVGNTGRSTGPHLHFGFKNEKGAWINPTSKTMIATPKLEGERLGRLQKQVAEIRGEIEKTLAAPAVKANDTTDVMVRMRNL; the protein is encoded by the coding sequence GTGTTCCGTTTCTTTATAAAATTTGCGGTAGTCATTTGCGTCATCACCCTTTGGGGTTGTAACGAACAGGAAAAGATCCTGCAGTTGCAGGCAGAGGGTGTCGCCCTTCAGGCCAAAATCGATTCCCTGAATCAGGCTATAGAACAGTCCCAGATGCTTCCCGGAAACTGGATTGTAGAAAATGATACGGTCCGTGCTGGCGATGGCTTGTTCCAGGTGCTTTCCCGCATGCATATTAACGAAAAGGAACGCGGCAAGCTGGTGCTTGGCATGCAGGATAGCGTGGAACTTTCCAAGATGCGTGTGGGGCAGGTCTTCTTTGCCGCCCTGGATTCTACAGGCAGCGTTCAGCGATTCCGCTATGCCACTTCTCCCGCCACCATCCACATGATGAGCAAGACGGATACGGGCTACGTCTATAGCCGTATCGAAAAGCCGGTGACCCGCCGCATGTCTATTTTCGAGGGTGCTCTTACCGAAGGCAGCACCCTGAACGGCACCCTGTTCAAGGTGGGCATTCCTGGCCGCATGGTGGGTATCGTCAGTGGCGTGCTCCAGTGCAAGGTGGCCTTCCCTCTGGCCCGTGCCGGCGACAAGTTCCGTATCCTTCTGGAAGAGACGTTCTATCAGGATTCTATCTGGATTAGCGGCAAGGTGGTCTATGCCGAATTCGACGGTCGCATTGTGGGCCATCACGAAGCCTTCCGCTACGAGGATCCGGATCCCAAGAGTTCCTTTAACGCCCACTATACCGAAAAGGGCGAAGCCCTGGTCTATGACGGTCTGCGTTACCCCTTGGACCGTCTCCACGTAACAAGCCCCTATGGCTCCCGAATTCACCCCATTACAGGCCAGCGCAAGAGCCATCACGGTATTGACTATGGTAACCCCACGGGCACTCCGGTTTATGCCGTGGCCGAAGGTGTGGTCGTGGTTTCGGGTTATGATGATTTAAGCGGTAACAAGATTGCAATCCGCCATCGCGACAATTCCCAGAGCTGGTACATGCACCTGTCTGTTCGCGGTGTAGGTGTCGGTGCCAAGGTGGCTCCCCGTCAGGTTATCGGCCGCGTGGGTAACACCGGTCGTAGCACCGGCCCCCATCTGCACTTCGGTTTCAAGAACGAGAAGGGCGCCTGGATCAATCCCACCAGCAAGACCATGATTGCGACTCCCAAACTGGAAGGGGAACGCCTGGGCCGCCTGCAAAAACAGGTTGCCGAAATCCGTGGAGAAATTGAAAAGACCCTGGCCGCTCCTGCGGTCAAGGCCAATGATACGACGGATGTCATGGTCCGTATGCGAAACCTGTAA